In the Dictyostelium discoideum AX4 chromosome 6 chromosome, whole genome shotgun sequence genome, GAAATTTTCAAGTTATTAATGTTGAAACTAATGAAGCCGTTTTAAATAGTACACTATCGATTGATTTACAGGTTTTATTAGTTTATGGGTCAACTATTTCCACAGTttcaaataaaccaatttttaatttattcgtTTCAGAAATAAATAGTAGAGTTTTCTATACAATTGATTATGATTCAGATTCCAATCAATTTAGTAATAAAAGTGTACAATTAACGTTACCAACTACTCTTGGTTTTGAATACGACCCTTCAACATTTTTCTACAACCCAGTTACAAATTCATTCATTTTACCTTGTCACATTGATGGTTTAACTCAAAATGTTTTATCCTTTATTGAATgggattttaaaaattcaaaaatgtaattacactttatattaatttataaatttaataattatttattttttttttattaattttttattaatttttttatttatttattttttttttttttttttagaaatactTATAAAAATGTAgaaagttttaaatatatgACACTTCCAATATCAGCATATAATCCATATACTGAtgaattatttacatttttaacaGGTCCAAATAATGCACCATATGTTCAaattaatatgaataattcattttcagtTGATAATGTAAAGGTTATTAAATTCCCAAGTAAGAGTGCAACATTACCAAATATTGGCaacatatttataaatacacAAGGTGGGTTAGTTGGTACTGGCTATATTGAAGGAACATCGGAATTGTTTGTTTGTGAAATTGATTTCAAAACATTATCATGTTCAATCGAATATAcaactttaatttcatcatttgataataatttctcTGTAATTTATCCATCATCAGATTTAtcttatttaattatattggTTGGAAATGGTTTCAATTGTGAtactattgaaattaattatttaaatttatttacataTAAAGTAGATTatacatttaaaattaataatttctttaaaaatccTCAAGATAGTCCAGTACTTTTTTTCTAAagttagtaaaaaaaataattttttccaaaataaaatttattttaaatatttccaaaaaaaaaaaattacaaaaacaagatttaatttatttttttattaggtttattttttttttattcccattttacttttttagaagttttaaaaaaaaaaccagaaagaaaaaagattttaaaccaaattattttatggTAGGGATCTTCactgaattttttttttttttttgaaattaagcaaaatttaacaaaattttattataataaaaagaaaaaaaaaaaaattataaattataataataaataaactaattaTGATTTGGACTATTTCATATTTTACttggaaattaaaaacagaaattataaagaagttgaaaaataaacttaactgaaattaaataaattatttcaaagaatgagaaaataaaaaatttgaaattttgttaaaaataaaaaaataaaaaaaaaaatattttggaaaaaaaaaatatcttaaaattacgtattattaatcaaaaaaaaaaaaattgtgggtttttttttttttttttttttttttttgttttttaaactaaaaataaaaataaaaaaaaaacaaaaaaaataaaaaaaattaaaaaagatttaaataattaatttttttttttatatatataaattcattataGTTATCACAaccaaattaaataatatgaaatttcattattcaatttttttattttattttttatttttttttaaaattatcaaatgtgTAGATGTGGAGTCATCCGATTGTatgttattaatttaatattttttttaataccattattggaatttaattttaatttattttttaatttatttttgaaccctttttttttttttttttttttttaaaaagtaacttgtttaaataatttagggTTAAAAACATTCGTAGATGAATTTATTTCTCCTGATattcaatcaaaattttGCACATTATCATTCAACAATTGTTTTTCAAATGGTTCAATAAGTGATTTGGTTCTTCGTCAAAATAACACTGAACTTTTATCATGGAGTGATTTCAGTTGtttttcatcaattaatacACTCAGATTATATAACTCCTATATAGAATCggattttatatataatccaatttcaacaatcaaacaattgtaatataaattttaatttaattataaaaattataatttatattaactattactttttatattttatttttatatatagatATTTATATCCAAAATCtaatattgattcaatttatCAAGTGGTTCCAAAATATGATGTATTAACATTAAGCAATTTAACAAATTCATATGTTTTAAAAGCatcatatttaaaaaatgttaaatttcTGTGAGtagaaattgtttttattagtttttttttttttttttttttctggaacctaatttttttttttttttttttttttttttagtaatatATTTGGaggttttattatatttgatACTGAAGGAGATCAAAGTAATAGTGAATTAGAATCTTTAAGCTTCACTTCAGATTCACTTCCAATTTTAACAGGttttccaaaattaaaacaattatcaatataCTCTGGccaaaattcaattttcaaCGAATCTTCATTAGGAAATTTGGTACCTCTAAATAAATTAACCTCTTTAACAATTGATATAAATACACCAGATGTAGATATATTTAGCcatataatttcaatatctaATTCTAGTTTGTTAAATAtgtaggttttttttttttttttttttttttttttttttttaatatttattctaattgtttttatttttttatttttttaaaaaattaaaaagctATTTTGGAAGTGGCATTAAAATGGGACCAGCAAAACAAAAAtatgatttttcaatttttgaaaatatgactcaaatttcattatttggaGATAATAAGTATTTCAATTTTGAAGGACAATTTCCATTCTCTTCTTTACCACCAAAATTGACATATCTTATATTTCCAAATGGTAATTTTTCATTCCcagatattaaattttttgaaaattttacaaGTGTCGGGTTCAACTCTATTTCCAGGTCAAATGTTTATGGTACACTACCAAAGTATACACTATCAAAGAaagtttcattttcaatgagtaataataaattaacagGAACAATTGATAAAAGTTGGTGTAATATCAATTcagatttttcaaataatctaTTTAGTGGTGAACTTCCTGaatgtttttattgttttttaaatgattcaagtgtttcaaagtttttaaaaggaaatagttttacaaattttaatacaaataatcaaGATTGTGGATATTGTAAGTagtatttttgttattttttttaaaaaaattaaaaaaaaaaaaaaatttaattggttattaattaacaataattttaaatttttttttaatagccCAAATTTCAATATATAGTATTAAATTTAGTGCTTTGGGGatatcatttaatatttatggTAAAAATATGGGAcattatcaaaatataattgCAACTCCTCCTTTAACTTTAAGTGATAATAATCTTGATGGTTCAATTTCAGGTTATTTGTCAACACCTgttggaaatttaaaaacagtTGAATTTAGATTAAAATCACCAGGAATAAACTTTACTATTGCTGTAAAACCTGAAAATCCTACAATAGATAGTATCACTCAAAATAACAATACATTTACTATTTATGGTACTTATTTCTCATATAATCAATCATCAATCAATGTTATTATTGgaaataatatttgtaatGTTTTCTCATCaacattttatcaaattcaatgtGAAATTGGCTATCCTGTTGTTGATAAAGGTATTATCAATCTAAAGGTAACAGTCGAAGATAAATTTTCATCAagtaaatcatttgaaataaCTCAAACTAATCAACCATGTCATCCAAATGATTGTAATGGAAATGGTGTTTGTGATCATGTTTATGGTGTTTGTAAATGTAATAGTAGATGGGTTACAATTGGAAATcaaatttgtttaattacaAATCATTTCATTTCATCATCTACTCAAGTTGATTCAACAACAGGTGGTAATATAACGTTATATGGTTCCTTTGGACCTGATCATCTATcataccaattaataattgatggtttaaattcaacaatcttttttattgatgataattcaattCTAACATCAATAGAACCGGGTACAGGTGgaaaattaataacattCATTCAAAACAGTATTACATGGAGTGGTACAGTTTATCCATacattattaaatctttcaAATGTCCAAACGATTGTGGTGGAAATGCTCAAGGTAACTGTAATACATTAAATGGTCAATGTGATTGTTTAAAGGGATATACTGGATTCGATTGTAGTCCATTACCAATTGTTAAAACAAAAGATGaaccatcatcaacaacatcggTTGCTTCATCAGGTTTAACAACAATCTCAAATGAACAAACTGGTTATCAACTTTCAATTAACTCTGtggttgaaattgattttaatggtaaagaaattccaaattctttaattaaacttTCAGGTAATTGGAAATTGGAAAGTAATCAAAActcaatttcaatatttaaacaaCAAGTAGAAAAtactatatttattttaactaTTGAAGAGATTGAAAATTCTGATAAACAATTCTCATTTGCTGGTAATAATTTCACAGTTTCTAAAGGTggtattaaaatttctttctcaatttcaaattggaATTATCaaagtaatttaaatacaCTTAGAGTAGAAATGATATCAGATATTAAAAtcgatgaaaataaagatataaatagctgtaatgatgataatagtCAGCCATCAtttgaatcatcatcaaattctcAAAGTGATActggtaatttaaattatcttaaattttcaattaatggtaaaaTACTTCAAGGTAGATTCCAAGATAAAATGCTATCCGATGGTAGACCAACttcaacattttcaaaagTATTATctaaaactaataatatgGTAACTCTTGGTTTAGATTTACCACATTGTATTGAATGTTTATTAGATCCTGATTTTTCAGTTTTgtgtatgtatttttttttaaaaaatattattattaactataaaaataaaattatactaatctattttcatttataaaattttagtgAGCCCagattttaaatcatcagATTCTTGTAAATCAGATGATAAAAAACCATGGTTAATTCCTGTTGTAGTTGTCATAccagttgttgtagttgcaACCATCattactgttattattgtatTGGCAAAGAAAAATAGTGTTAAACTTAGAATTGGTTTGAGAAATATTTCAATGGGTTCAGTCAAAAAGGATCATTCAAGAAAATAGAacagaataaaaataaaaataaaaattaaaattaaaataaaaataaaaattaaaaataattttcgttcgttttttttttttttttatgatttatttttttttttttttttttttttttttttattttcaattttgttttaaaatagagattcatatatttatataactttttaaaaaaaaaaggggaagaaaaaataaattaaaagttgatttaaataaacctTTACAAGGAACAGCAACAGTacaatcaaaagaaaaaactaCATTAAAGGTAATTGATCCAATAAAGAATTTCCCagaattacaaaataaaCCAGAACTTGAAATGGCAAAATTACTTCAAATGTctgaaaaagttaataaagatgaattagaaccaattgaaaaatataatatagaaaatggaaataatgatgatgaagataatgaagatgaagatgataaaatGGAAGATGAAGacgatgaaaatgatgagaATAAAAACAGTGAAAAGAAGATGTCACATAGAGAAAAGTAgatatttatcaatttttttttttttttttagaagaTTTTAACTtactaataaataataataataataataggtttttattaaaaagaaaattaaaaaatgaagtAGTAACATTAAAAGAACAAcgtaaaaaatgtaaaaagaCAAACTTTGTTCaaaagaaagagaagaaATCACTTTCACAAGAAATTCATGAAAAAGTAAATGCAAccttaaaaaagaaaaaattgtaaataaaaaaaataaaaagaaaatttagtAATTCCATATGAAacttaaaaaagttaaaagaTGATAGTTAGGACCtgaaacactttttttttttttttaaaaaaaatttatagaaaagagaaaacttaaaaaatacaaaaaggataaatttaaatatacaattataatttatttaagaGATCTActttgtaaaatttttttttttttttttttttttttttttttaattagtaGTAATTATAAAAGTTCTGATTTGCATTGGAGAAAAAGTAAAAACAAAACCATTTGAAGAATCTTCtttagttgatgatgatgatttatgATCATAGTTTTTACCATCAACAGTTTTCCATTTTAatcttgataaatttgataatttttgaaCACCAGTTAAATTCATTTCAGTTGCAGAAgtgattgtaattgttgaaaaGATAGTTGAAAGATCTAAAGTGATAGTTTGTGGATCTTGTGAATCTTGACCAtcaatttgataaatattttcaatacgTAAAAGTATGGTATTATCTTGATTATCTAACCATTGTAGAGTTTGAATCTTTAAACCATTTGGTAAAGGTGAGGCTGAAGTCAATGGTGAGTAAACACCTTGATATTGAGAATTCCAATCGTTTGAAGATTGTTGAGTGGTTGTAAACATTGGGAGTAATGGATGTGATAAAGAGAGTGCAGCAGGACGATAATGAGATTGAGCATAACTTGAAATATCATGGAAAATCAATTTACTAGTTGTAACGATTTGAGTTGACTCATTCATTGGTTGACCAACACCACGACCATCATCTTTCAAAGTACGACGATGCATCATCATATCCAATTGACCATCTCTTAACGATGCACATCCACGACTTCTATCAGTGACAATGGTGAATTGTAATGATTGATTAGGATCTTGAATGTAGGCAATAGCATTCACAGGTACATAATTACCACTGGTTGGTTGAACCACGGTTAAATTCCATGATGGACGATAGTTGGTTATTCTCTTTTGCATTTCCATACCTTGAGAATCGGAATACCATGTCTGGTCAGTCACCAATGTAGTGGTATAACGTGATACAATCTCTTTACCAATTCCATCACTAATATCAATTGGACCAATGATTTCTTCAACCTCTAAATGATCAGCATTTGAATATAATCTAAAGGTTTGAACCATTTCATTTGACCAAAATCTTCTAATACTTGATGAGATTTCACCTCTAATAATCGATACACTTGGTGTGGCATTATTGTAAGGATAAGCAAAATCTTCAACAGGTCTAAAGATATAAGCACCACTACATTGAGCAGAATCATCATTACCAACACTTGGATTATACCAAATATATTCTTGAGTAATTGATGAAGTAACCCCTGATGTTTTATTAGTAATTGAAAGTATTGAACCATCTTGAGAACTAAATTGAACGTTAATATAATCATTCTCTAATATAATTGGATCATTATATGAtactttttcattaattttaccaCCACCTGAAACTATAATTTCAtcttgaattattattgctgGAATTGAATTTGGTTCAACAAAATCAGATGCTGTAGATGTTATAATATAGGTTGAATAACCTAATGGTGGGATTGTGGCTAAAAACTCTAGAATAAAGGTAccattaatttgattaactTGAGATGTAATTGAACCATTGGATGAGGAAGTTACTGTAACATTTGCAATTGGAATTGGAATACGAACTGGTTCATTACGAGTCCAACTTAaactattataaattaacACTGGAACTGAGGTACCTGATGAAAGTGGATCAGTTGCTGGACAAATactttgatttaataatgggCAGAAGGAAATGGTTGGAGTGGCAGCGGCCGATTTTGAATTACCATTGGCAGTTAGTAATGTGCCAACAACTGTATTAATAGTTTCCAATGAAGCacaattaccaattgaaagACGTTCTGCATAATCATCTGCAACATGTTGTTGTTCTGTTCCTGATACGGCATCATGATGTTGAGCAATACCCATTACCTCTCTCATTATAACAATGTCATCAACCAATTGTTCAGATCTACTACTTGGCATAAGATTACTACTAGTTACCAACATTTGTTCAACTACATGTAATAGAGCATTATTTTGACGAACGTAGCCTTTCAATGCTGGACGACTAACGAAATAACCAGTCCAATAACTAAATTCATTATCAGCATATGGGAAGAGATCATCAGTTTTCACTTCCCATACTAGATTGGCATCATTTACAGCATCTATATAAATTGATGGAGTTGAATATAACAAATTTAAACCATATTTATCCGGATTTGAATTGATATGTGCGATTAGTTTGTCAATGTTTTTGTAATACATTTGAGCGTTAAGGTAAGCGAAATCACAACCAAATGGAATTAGTACATTATTGGTACGATAATGAGTTGCATATTCAAGTGCCACTTGAGTGAACTGTTCAGCTCTTGAGTCTACGTTATTATCGAATAAATTTGGGTCATCTTGAATTGGGTCATCACCTTGCTCAAAGTTGAAACCATCTGGAGTACAATACATTGCACGTAGTACTGATGTGAAAACTTGATTCTCTGGTGTACTTTGGGTCGATCTCCACATGAACTCCATTTGCTTATTCTCTAAACGAGCTTCGATATCTTGATAATCCATACGACCGATAATGAATGCATCGAATCCTAATTGACCAAAGATACGAGCTTGTGTTGCACTATGGCCAAATGGATCTATGTGCCAGCCTATCTTTGGCATAACTCCGAAATTCTCCCAAAGGAATTGATGGCCCAATGTCATTTGGTCAATAGTATCGTCATAGTAGGTAGTAGCCTCATCATTCATACAATACCCACCATTTATGAATTCCAATTGACCACTTTCAACCAAACCCTTAACAATATTTTGCATTGTTGTACTTTGTTCATCCCACCATCTTTGGAAAAATGCAATTTCAACATAAATAAACTTTCTTTCTGGATTTGCCAATAAACAGGTAATGGCTGTATCCAAAGTATATTGAACACCTGCAAATGCAATTGACATATTTGATccataataatattcatcaACTGTTTTTAACCAACCAACAtcctattatttttttataaaaaaaaaaaaataaaaaataaaaaaaattaaagattagattttagaataaataaatatatttttttttttttttcctttattttattttatttttttttttaaaaaaaaaaaattatacatACATCATGAGTATGAGCAACAATATGaacatttaataatgttgatgatagttttggttttgattttttaatatcatttatttttgttttttttccattaatttcattgataattaaaaacaaacaaaaaattaatataaataatttttttattaccatttttatGTGTGTgtggctttttttttttttttttttttttaatgattaagttattaaaaaaaaaaaattaattttttctttcatttaattaaaaaaaaaaaaaaaaaaaaaaaaaaaaataaaataaaaaataaaaaaataaaaaaataaaaaaatttggtaGGGGGTTTTAATGATTGGAACCCATTCAaccaaagatatttttttataaaatttcatttatgtaaaaatctaataaaatcaaaaaaaaaaaaaaaaccaggctaaaaataaataatttattttaaaattaaaaaataaataaaaaattaattaaaaaataaaaaaatctataaacGGTAAgtgataaaatttatattttattcatttttttattatccgAAGATATTTTCGGTTGTTTATTTtgggaaatttaaaaaatttttataataatatagtttTACTTTCTTTAttcctttatttttttttatttttattgttatttttctaatttcttcctctttaattaatctttattttttttttttttatttattattatttttttaatttcttctttaattaatttttattttttttttttttttgttttcaatttttttttttttattaatttttttattttttcagtttttttttttttttttttttaattccttaaaatcaaaaaaaaaaataactaaaCAAATAGATGTTCATTGGTAGTGATTGCGATGGACAAAGAAGTTAACTATGTCATTAGAAATCTACCATGGAATTTAGAGCAAGAGAAATTTCAAGCATTAATTGCTACATCCTATTCGCCTGACACTGTCAAAATCATTGAATATAACCAAggtaaaaagtaataattatttccaCACAATAGAACActtttcatttcatttttttttatttcatttttttttaaaaaaaaaactaattaaaacatctttttaaatagaaCAAAAAGAGATTTCATACCAACTAGAAGTTATGTAacagtttttaataaaataggTACAAAGAGCAGTGATTCATTTTTAGAGTTTATGGATAATAGaccatttgtaaataataaaggtaTTGAAGAATTGGCAATTGTTGAAAGTGCaccatttaaaattgatacaACTCaagtaaaaaagaataatagaATGGGTACTATTGAATCATCTGGTACTTATCAAGCTTTCTTAAAACAATTAGACGCACCAACTGATTCAgttcaaaattttaatgttCCAAAAggtttgttttaattattattattaatttaattattaatttggttATTAATGATTATTAACGATTATTaacaacaatttaattttttttttttagaacaAACTGAAGAAGGTAATACACCAATTGTAGATATGATATTAAAAGGAGATGGTTCAAAGAAGAAAggtaaatctaaaaaagataaaacagcaacagcagcagcagcagtTTCAACTACAGCAGCAACACCTACAAAGAAAAAGAGGGAAAATAgatctaaaaaattaaaaaagcaaCTAagattacaacaacaacaattacaacaacaacaacaaaatgtaCCAACTATGATTCTTTCATCTTCAACAGTAGTATCATCAAATATTTCTCCACCAGTTATTACTCCAATTAA is a window encoding:
- the manA gene encoding hypothetical protein — its product is MVIKKLFILIFCLFLIINEINGKKTKINDIKKSKPKLSSTLLNVHIVAHTHDDVGWLKTVDEYYYGSNMSIAFAGVQYTLDTAITCLLANPERKFIYVEIAFFQRWWDEQSTTMQNIVKGLVESGQLEFINGGYCMNDEATTYYDDTIDQMTLGHQFLWENFGVMPKIGWHIDPFGHSATQARIFGQLGFDAFIIGRMDYQDIEARLENKQMEFMWRSTQSTPENQVFTSVLRAMYCTPDGFNFEQGDDPIQDDPNLFDNNVDSRAEQFTQVALEYATHYRTNNVLIPFGCDFAYLNAQMYYKNIDKLIAHINSNPDKYGLNLLYSTPSIYIDAVNDANLVWEVKTDDLFPYADNEFSYWTGYFVSRPALKGYVRQNNALLHVVEQMLVTSSNLMPSSRSEQLVDDIVIMREVMGIAQHHDAVSGTEQQHVADDYAERLSIGNCASLETINTVVGTLLTANGNSKSAAATPTISFCPLLNQSICPATDPLSSGTSVPVLIYNSLSWTRNEPVRIPIPIANVTVTSSSNGSITSQVNQINGTFILEFLATIPPLGYSTYIITSTASDFVEPNSIPAIIIQDEIIVSGGGKINEKVSYNDPIILENDYINVQFSSQDGSILSITNKTSGVTSSITQEYIWYNPSVGNDDSAQCSGAYIFRPVEDFAYPYNNATPSVSIIRGEISSSIRRFWSNEMVQTFRLYSNADHLEVEEIIGPIDISDGIGKEIVSRYTTTLVTDQTWYSDSQGMEMQKRITNYRPSWNLTVVQPTSGNYVPVNAIAYIQDPNQSLQFTIVTDRSRGCASLRDGQLDMMMHRRTLKDDGRGVGQPMNESTQIVTTSKLIFHDISSYAQSHYRPAALSLSHPLLPMFTTTQQSSNDWNSQYQGVYSPLTSASPLPNGLKIQTLQWLDNQDNTILLRIENIYQIDGQDSQDPQTITLDLSTIFSTITITSATEMNLTGVQKLSNLSRLKWKTVDGKNYDHKSSSSTKEDSSNGFVFTFSPMQIRTFIITTN